A single genomic interval of Planktothrix sp. FACHB-1365 harbors:
- a CDS encoding LapA family protein, whose translation MPNAPAIVTSLIVAVWIAAIAILTVQNASPISLKFLFFESIQLPVGVILAFSVVSGLLGAALFKPIAELVEGGAGKKQGRNP comes from the coding sequence ATGCCTAACGCCCCCGCTATTGTCACCAGCTTGATTGTCGCAGTTTGGATCGCTGCGATCGCGATTCTCACTGTTCAAAATGCCAGCCCCATTTCGTTGAAGTTCCTCTTTTTTGAGTCTATTCAACTCCCCGTTGGTGTGATTCTAGCCTTCAGTGTAGTGAGTGGTCTTCTCGGTGCCGCCTTATTCAAACCCATAGCAGAATTAGTAGAGGGGGGAGCAGGGAAAAAGCAGGGGAGAAATCCTTAA
- the cbiE gene encoding precorrin-6y C5,15-methyltransferase (decarboxylating) subunit CbiE: protein MMIYVVGIGLDGRSGLSESVLNIIAGATVLVGSDRHLSYFPEHLAARLILGDLTEIIVSIRQQLTRWEIEKKQSTNNYIVILVSGDPLFFGLGRLLIAEFPPEQLTFYPHISSIQLAFNRIKIPWQDARILSVHGRSMETLIQALQQGAEKIAILTDNLYNPSAIAQLIKSLDLPSRYQFWVCENLGGKDERVQQWEIESLKNPEFSSLNIVILLRESGLRIEPLELSKIPTFGIPDQLFFSYSDRPGLMTKREVRTLILGELALQPKQTIWDIGAGTGSVSIEIARLFPDSTVYSIEKTAAGTTLIEQNRQRFQVNNVVSIHGEAPEILHHLRSPNRIFIGGSGNNLSEILGICSIRLSPGGVMVLALATIEHLNTALNWLDQRKRIERSWSYRILTVQLSRSVPVANLTRFSPLNPVTLLTICHHSLFA from the coding sequence ATAATGATTTATGTTGTTGGTATTGGGTTAGATGGGAGATCAGGACTGAGTGAGTCTGTTCTTAATATCATTGCAGGTGCAACTGTATTAGTCGGAAGCGATCGCCATTTAAGTTATTTTCCTGAACATCTAGCTGCTCGTTTAATCTTAGGAGATTTAACAGAAATAATTGTTTCTATTCGTCAGCAATTAACAAGATGGGAAATTGAAAAAAAACAATCTACTAATAATTATATTGTCATTTTAGTATCGGGTGATCCGTTATTTTTTGGATTAGGTCGTTTATTAATTGCTGAATTTCCGCCGGAACAATTAACGTTTTATCCCCATATTAGCTCGATTCAATTAGCCTTTAATCGGATTAAAATTCCTTGGCAAGATGCACGAATTCTAAGTGTTCATGGTCGTTCTATGGAAACCTTAATTCAAGCTTTACAACAGGGAGCAGAAAAAATAGCAATTTTAACGGATAATCTTTATAATCCCTCGGCGATCGCTCAATTAATCAAGAGTTTAGATTTACCAAGTCGTTATCAATTTTGGGTCTGCGAAAATTTAGGGGGAAAGGATGAACGAGTCCAACAATGGGAGATAGAATCTTTAAAAAATCCAGAATTTTCTTCCTTAAATATTGTAATATTATTACGTGAATCTGGTTTAAGAATAGAGCCTTTAGAGTTATCTAAAATTCCGACTTTTGGCATTCCTGATCAACTGTTTTTCAGTTATAGCGATCGCCCTGGACTGATGACAAAGCGGGAAGTTAGGACTTTAATCTTAGGAGAACTAGCTTTACAGCCGAAACAAACGATTTGGGATATTGGAGCCGGGACGGGTTCGGTTTCGATAGAAATTGCCAGACTTTTTCCTGATTCTACCGTTTATTCTATCGAAAAAACAGCCGCCGGAACAACTTTAATTGAACAGAATCGCCAACGATTTCAAGTTAATAATGTCGTTTCTATTCATGGTGAAGCTCCCGAAATTTTACATCATTTACGCTCACCGAATCGGATTTTTATTGGGGGAAGTGGAAACAATTTAAGCGAAATTTTAGGGATTTGCAGTATTCGTTTATCTCCGGGGGGTGTGATGGTTTTAGCCTTAGCAACCATTGAACATTTAAACACGGCGTTAAATTGGTTAGACCAACGAAAACGCATTGAACGGAGTTGGAGTTATCGGATTTTAACGGTACAATTATCCCGTTCCGTTCCCGTTGCTAATTTAACCCGTTTTTCTCCTCTCAACCCTGTTACGTTGTTAACGATTTGTCACCATAGTTTATTTGCGTAA
- the holA gene encoding DNA polymerase III subunit delta, whose amino-acid sequence MPIHLYWGDDDFALMQAVERLRESVLDPSWASFNFDRILSDQQNSVIMGLNQAMTPPFGFGGRFVWLVDTSLFQQCPTEIYQELERTLSVIPDTTTLLLTGSNKPDGRLKSTTLLKKYIDKSKGELREFSRIKPWEIDKLEQHVKTLATERGVNLSPNGITLLAELVGNDTRQLYNELEKLKLFAGNTRQPLSLEQISLLVQANTQNSLKLATCIKAGQTSKALELITELLQHNEPGLKIVATLVSQFRTWLWIKLMMETGVRDKQEIAKIAEIGNPNRVFFLQKEVQTLTLNQLQHSLPLLLQLEADLKGGADERSTLQTHVIELCQLFQRK is encoded by the coding sequence ATGCCTATCCACCTCTACTGGGGAGACGATGACTTTGCTTTAATGCAAGCGGTTGAACGATTGCGGGAGTCCGTCCTTGATCCCAGTTGGGCTAGTTTTAATTTTGACAGAATTCTGTCCGATCAACAAAATTCTGTGATTATGGGACTTAATCAAGCCATGACTCCTCCTTTTGGGTTTGGTGGACGCTTCGTTTGGTTAGTGGATACGTCCCTATTTCAACAATGTCCAACGGAGATTTATCAAGAGTTAGAACGCACCCTTTCGGTGATCCCCGATACGACAACGTTGCTTTTAACGGGTTCTAACAAACCCGACGGTCGGTTAAAGTCCACGACATTACTCAAGAAATATATTGACAAATCTAAAGGAGAATTGCGAGAATTTTCTCGAATTAAACCTTGGGAAATCGATAAATTAGAACAGCACGTTAAAACTTTAGCAACGGAACGTGGGGTCAATTTGAGTCCTAATGGGATTACTTTATTAGCAGAGTTAGTTGGAAATGATACTCGACAACTCTATAACGAATTGGAAAAACTCAAGCTATTTGCTGGGAATACTCGTCAACCCCTCAGCCTTGAGCAAATTTCCTTATTAGTTCAGGCTAATACTCAAAATAGCTTAAAACTTGCCACTTGTATTAAAGCCGGACAAACCAGTAAAGCCTTAGAGTTAATTACAGAGTTACTCCAACACAATGAACCGGGATTAAAAATTGTCGCCACGTTAGTCAGTCAATTTCGCACGTGGTTATGGATTAAATTAATGATGGAAACCGGAGTTAGGGATAAACAGGAAATTGCGAAAATTGCCGAAATTGGCAACCCCAACCGTGTCTTTTTTCTGCAAAAAGAAGTACAAACCCTCACCCTAAATCAACTACAACACAGCTTACCTTTGTTACTTCAACTTGAAGCTGATCTCAAAGGTGGCGCAGACGAACGTTCAACCCTCCAAACCCATGTTATTGAGTTGTGTCAGCTATTTCAACGAAAATAG
- a CDS encoding cobalt-precorrin-8X methylmutase — translation MLIEIHPIQSQSFAIIDQEIGEHSFNSAEYAIVRRVIHSTADFEFSQLIRFSPNAIEQGILGLKQRVPIIVDVGMVKQGVANLVAKTFNNPLICAVEAVSTPLAGKTLTETGLIQVVQEFPQSIIVIGNAPTALISLCSLIEQKLVFPSLVIGVPVGFVSVVESKMMLAQMSVPQIRVEGRKGGSPVAAAILNALIVLATSEK, via the coding sequence ATGTTAATAGAAATTCATCCGATTCAATCCCAGAGTTTTGCAATTATTGATCAAGAAATTGGTGAACATTCGTTTAATTCGGCTGAATATGCGATTGTAAGACGAGTTATTCATAGTACGGCTGACTTTGAATTTTCCCAGTTAATTCGGTTTAGTCCAAATGCGATAGAACAGGGAATTTTAGGCTTAAAACAACGAGTTCCGATTATTGTTGATGTGGGAATGGTTAAACAAGGAGTCGCTAATTTAGTGGCTAAAACCTTTAATAATCCCTTAATTTGTGCGGTTGAAGCGGTATCGACTCCCTTGGCGGGTAAAACCCTCACCGAAACGGGATTAATTCAGGTTGTTCAAGAGTTTCCCCAGAGTATTATTGTGATTGGTAATGCTCCAACGGCGTTAATTTCCCTGTGTTCTTTAATTGAACAAAAGTTAGTTTTTCCAAGTTTGGTGATTGGGGTTCCTGTGGGTTTTGTTTCTGTAGTAGAGTCTAAAATGATGTTAGCTCAAATGTCTGTTCCTCAAATTCGAGTGGAGGGAAGAAAAGGGGGCTCTCCCGTAGCAGCAGCCATTTTAAATGCTTTAATTGTTTTAGCTACCTCTGAAAAATAG
- a CDS encoding DUF1868 domain-containing protein, which produces MDDTYQVYVNRVARLTLPESYHSQLEYIQESPKFKPDSQGKHQAVPFPGYSIITPPAEDDGDNEEFYQNLQTCQRQLSEKFDPNFWIPIPQESLHFTLADLIWDSAYRDATSSDPSFAPKLHEAIAQSFQSFQSTPIPQGIRWQIFGFMLMPRAIAVCLVPRDQESYQKTTEFRRAIYQNPSLIPLGVDQQYYLTAHITLGYFGTIPEDLDRGHFCNILSSFNQQWLDSTQEIWVKRAELRKFDDMTRYYREPDWPVFKF; this is translated from the coding sequence TTGGACGATACTTATCAAGTTTATGTGAATCGGGTCGCGCGATTAACGCTGCCAGAATCCTATCACTCTCAGCTTGAGTATATTCAGGAGTCCCCTAAGTTTAAGCCTGACTCCCAGGGTAAACACCAAGCTGTGCCTTTTCCGGGTTATAGTATTATCACCCCTCCGGCTGAAGATGATGGGGACAATGAAGAATTTTATCAGAATCTCCAAACTTGTCAGCGGCAACTGAGTGAAAAGTTCGACCCCAATTTTTGGATTCCAATTCCCCAGGAAAGTTTACACTTTACCTTAGCGGATTTGATTTGGGATAGTGCTTATCGAGATGCCACCTCATCTGATCCCAGTTTTGCTCCGAAGTTACATGAAGCGATCGCTCAATCGTTTCAAAGTTTTCAATCGACGCCTATTCCCCAGGGAATTCGTTGGCAAATTTTCGGTTTTATGTTAATGCCAAGGGCGATCGCCGTTTGTCTGGTTCCCCGTGATCAAGAGTCCTATCAAAAAACAACTGAATTCCGGCGTGCTATCTATCAAAATCCAAGTTTAATTCCATTAGGTGTCGATCAACAATATTATTTAACGGCTCACATCACATTGGGTTATTTCGGAACAATTCCTGAAGATTTAGATCGGGGTCATTTTTGTAATATTCTCTCTTCTTTCAATCAACAATGGTTAGATTCAACTCAAGAAATTTGGGTTAAACGAGCAGAACTCCGCAAGTTTGATGACATGACTCGCTATTATCGAGAACCAGACTGGCCTGTTTTTAAATTTTAA